The following proteins are co-located in the Silene latifolia isolate original U9 population chromosome 1, ASM4854445v1, whole genome shotgun sequence genome:
- the LOC141588157 gene encoding cytochrome P450 71A22-like, protein MFRNMCLFVVLILVILLIVYNKWRKKCDSKPVKNPPPSPPRLPILGNLHQLGKSPYRSLESMSNKYGELMLLKLGNKPTLVVSSANVARQIMKTHDIIFSNRPKSVTVRKLCYDGRDVAFSDYGEYWRQMKSLCMIRLLSSAKVRSFGSIREEEMEIMVGKIKEANGGVVNLSEIIMDFTNDVICRAAFGRKYCGDDNGRNFDELVKAFQEALGTMSVGDFIPWLSWFDNVSGARKKVEKIGKDFDDFLEGIVEEHVARHENGDYVDKGVEQKDFVDVLLEFQRNGANGFAIDRESIKALILDMFSGGTDTSYTAIEWAMSEVLRHPNILKQLQEEVRNITKGKQDINEHDLAEMKYLKAVIKETLRLHPPDPLLVFRESTQDVNIHGYDIEARTQVIVNAWAIHRDPVSWNDPNKFDPKRFVMDPMDFRGQDFKFIPFGAGRRSCPGVSFATVSMELVLATLVKAFDWKLPAEAEPESLDMTERNGIIIHKRHPLLAVATTGHITWNSSFSCSE, encoded by the exons ATGTTTAGAAACATGTGTTTATTTGTTGTACTAATTCTTGTTATTTTGTTGATAGTCTATAATAAATGGAGGAAAAAATGcgactcaaaacccgtcaaaaaccCACCACCTTCACCACCGAGGTTGCCTATTCTAGGGAACCTTCACCAACTAGGAAAGTCGCCATATCGATCACTTGAGTCAATGTCTAACAAATATGGTGAGTTAATGTTGCTTAAGCTAGGGAACAAGCCTACCCTTGTCGTCTCCTCAGCTAATGTAGCGCGACAAATCATGAAAACCCATGACATAATCTTCTCAAATAGGCCTAAGTCAGTGACTGTAAGAAAGCTTTGTTACGATGGTAGAGATGTGGCCTTTAGTGATTATGGAGAGTATTGGAGGCAAATGAAAAGCCTATGTATGATTCGGCTATTGAGTAGCGCGAAAGTAAGATCTTTTGGGTCTATAAGGGAAGAAGAAATGGAGATTATGGTTGGGAAGATTAAGGAAGCTAATGGTGGAGTGGTTAACTTAAGTGAGATTATTATGGATTTTACTAACGATGTTATTTGTAGGGCCGCGTTTGGGAGGAAGTATTGTGGAGACGATAATGGTAGGAATTTCGATGAGTTAGTCAAGGCTTTTCAAGAAGCTTTAGGGACAATGAGTGTAGGAGATTTTATACCTTGGCTTAGTTGGTTCGATAATGTGAGTGGCGCGAGGAAAAAGGTGGAGAAAATCGGGAAAGACTTCGATGATTTTCTTGAAGGAATTGTTGAAGAACATGTAGCTAGACACGAAAATGGTGATTATGTCGATAAAGGTGTAGAACAGAAGGACTTTGTGGATGTCTTGCTTGAATTTCAGAGAAACGGAGCTAACGGTTTTGCTATTGATAGAGAAAGTATAAAGGCTCTAATTTTG GACATGTTTTCAGGAGGGACAGACACATCATACACTGCAATAGAATGGGCAATGTCAGAGGTGCTAAGACACCCCAACATCCTTAAACAACTCCAAGAAGAGGTTAGAAACATCACAAAAGGCAAACAAGACATAAACGAGCACGACTTGGCGGAAATGAAGTACTTGAAAGCAGTGATCAAGGAGACACTTAGGCTACACCCTCCAGACCCACTACTAGTGTTTCGAGAATCAACCCAAGATGTGAACATACATGGGTATGACATTGAGGCAAGGACACAAGTCATTGTCAATGCTTGGGCAATTCATAGAGACCCGGTCTCTTGGAATGACCCGAATAAGTTTGACCCAAAGAGGTTCGTGATGGACCCGATGGACTTCAGAGGACAGGATTTTAAGTTCATACCGTTTGGAGCGGGCAGGAGGAGCTGCCCAGGGGTATCATTTGCTACTGTAAGTATGGAGCTTGTGTTGGCGACCCTAGTTAAGGCATTCGACTGGAAGCTGCCCGCGGAGGCCGAACCTGAGAGTTTAGATATGACTGAGAGGAATGGCATAATCATTCATAAGCGCCATCCCCTTCTTGCTGTTGCAACTACTGGACATATTACTTGGAATTCTTCATTTAGTTGTTCCGAATAA
- the LOC141588148 gene encoding protein FAR1-RELATED SEQUENCE 5-like: MRVTSRSESENSFFDRFLIPHATLVEFWMSFESAMDAQRHKQSKLNSENKHSTSPLKTLVQLEKHASEIYTHATFKDFLNELCAAVYNCGMVDVHVTDGTEVYIINDIERERKTWEVAFTASREEITCSCCLYQRMGMLCKHVIWVLKHKNIRRIPDKYILNRWPKNTLMKPVFDKHGNKIEDVGKSDNKKRMTNELWEEMYSCVSLAEENEKDIQMLIDTLREVKMEIKQHRSNEPPILNTISEMERYVGCSIPKEINIQVPQKSRNKGSGKRIQSSVLKALKKSGKKQRVCQTCGKKGHNSRTCSKKVEESDSQYKDSDDED; the protein is encoded by the coding sequence ATGAGGGTGACATCAAGATCAGAGAGTGAAAATAGTTTCTTCGATCGTTTTCTTATACCTCATGCGACTCTTGTTGAATTCTGGATGTCTTTTGAGAGTGCAATGGATGCACAACGCCACAAACAATCAAAACTGAACTCGGAAAATAAACACTCAACATCTCCACTGAAAACTCTAGTTCAGTTAGAAAAACACGCTTCAGAAATTTACACGCATGCAACTTTTAAGGATTTCCTGAATGAGTTATGTGCAGCAGTGTACAATTGTGGCATGGTGGACGTACATGTTACGGACGGCACCGAGGTATATATTATCAACGACATAGAGCGAGAAAGAAAGACGTGGGAAGTTGCATTTACAgcaagtagagaagaaatcacttGTAGTTGTTGTTTGTATCAACGAATGGGTATGCTATGTAAGCATGTCATATGGGTCTTAAAGCATAAGAACATAAGAAGGATTCCAGACAAATATATTCTTAATAGATGGCCGAAGAATACATTGATGAAGCCCGTCTTTGATAAGCATGGCAATAAAATAGAGGATGTTGGGAAATCAGACAACAAAAAAAGAATGACAAATGAGCTTTGGGAAGAAATGTATTCTTGTGTCAGCCTTGCAGAAGAAAATGAGAAAGACATACAAATGTTAATAGATACACTTAGGGAagtcaaaatggaaataaagcaACATCGAAGCAACGAGCCACCCATCCTCAACACGATATCGGAAATGGAAAGGTATGTTGGGTGCAGCATTCCTAAAGAGATAAACATCCAAGTTCCACAAAAATCACGTAATAAGGGGAGTGGTAAGCGAATTCAGTCAAGTGTTCTAAAAGCGCTCAAGAAAAGCGGGAAAAAACAAAGAGTATGCCAAACTTGTGGGAAAAAAGGTCACAACTCAAGAACATGTTCTAAAAAGGTTGAAGAATCAGATTCACAGTATAAAGATTCAGATGATGAAGATTGA
- the LOC141613081 gene encoding cytochrome P450 736A117-like encodes MSTLLLNLQKQLLTMNPLSILPLFLFLFLLYKWFYSNHTRNRNPPPSPPKLPILGHLHKIGLHPHWSLQTLSNRHGELMLIHLGRKPTLIVSSANAAKEILKTHDAILSNRPHSIINDTMLYNSRELASAPYGEYWRQMKSVFVLQLLSNKRVRDLRVIREEETRIFVESLRKCSSSVVNLSEMFTTLTNDVICRVAFGRKYSNVDFQDFLEEFMELLGVFNVEDYIPWMGWINKLNGLNRRMDEAFRKFDTLIEGIVKEHSERSNMQENNNTKDFVDVLLEVQRERLLGFPIEKESIKALIVDAFAAGTHTTATVLEWAMAELLKNPRVMDQLQKEVRGISKGNEFVTEDSLENMKYLKAVIKETLRLHPPIPLLVPRESTQDLKINGYDIASKTMVIINAWAIQRDPDIWEEPEVFRPERFLDSSVDFKGQDFELIPFGGGRRICPGITFAMTNNELVLANLVCKFNWSLPEGAPSETLDMSEGTGLTIRMKNPLLATATSYTCQ; translated from the exons ATGTCTACACTTCTACTCAACTTACAGAAACAACTACTCACAATGAATCCTCTATCAATCCTCCCCTTGTTCCTCTTCTTATTCCTCCTCTACAAATGGTTTTACTCCAACCACACTCGAAACCGTAACCCGCCTCCGTCTCCACCCAAGCTACCAATCTTGGGCCACCTTCATAAAATTGGCCTGCACCCTCATTGGTCTTTGCAAACCCTGTCGAACCGACATGGCGAGCTCATGCTAATCCACTTAGGCAGGAAGCCTACACTTATAGTCTCCTCAGCTAATGCAGCTAAAGAGATACTCAAAACACATGATGCCATACTGTCGAATCGACCACACTCGATTATAAACGATACGATGCTGTATAACAGTCGAGAATTAGCTTCTGCGCCTTATGGAGAGTACTGGAGGCAAATGAAGAGTGTATTTGTTCTTCAACTTCTTAGCAACAAACGTGTTCGAGATTTACGTGTTATTAGAGAGGAGGAAACCAGGATTTTTGTCGAAAGTCTTAGAAAATGTTCCTCATCGGTTGTGAATTTAAGCGAAATGTTTACGACTTTAACAAATGATGTTATTTGCAGGGTCGCGTTTGGGAGGAAGTACAGTAATGTGGATTTTCAGGATTTTTTGGAGGAGTTTATGGAGCTTCTTGGAGTGTTTAATGTTGAAGATTATATACCTTGGATGGGTTGGATTAATAAGTTGAATGGTTTGAATAGAAGGATGGATGAAGCTTTTCGTAAATTCGATACGTTGATTGAAGGGATAGTTAAGGAGCATTCTGAGAGATCAAATATGCAAGAGAACAACAATACTAAGGATTTTGTGGATGTTTTACTTGAAGTTCAAAGAGAAAGGTTACTCGGGTTTCCTATCGAAAAAGAGAGCATCAAAGCTTTGATAGTG GACGCCTTTGCGGCTGGAACACACACAACGGCGACAGTACTGGAATGGGCAATGGCAGAGCTCTTAAAAAATCCAAGAGTTATGGACCAACTACAAAAAGAGGTAAGAGGAATCAGCAAAGGCAACGAATTCGTAACAGAAGATTCTCTAGAAAACATGAAGTACCTGAAAGCTGTGATCAAGGAAACTCTACGACTACACCCACCAATCCCTCTACTAGTTCCTCGCGAATCAACACAAGACCTGAAGATAAACGGCTATGACATCGCCTCCAAAACAATGGTCATTATCAATGCTTGGGCAATTCAGAGAGACCCGGATATATGGGAGGAACCAGAGGTGTTCCGTCCAGAGAGGTTCTTGGACTCCTCAGTTGATTTTAAGGGGCAAGACTTTGAATTGATTCCATTTGGAGGTGGTAGAAGGATATGCCCAGGAATAACATTTGCGATGACCAACAATGAACTCGTACTGGCTAATCTTGTGTGCAAGTTCAATTGGTCATTGCCGGAGGGAGCCCCGAGTGAGACACTGGACATGTCTGAAGGTACTGGTCTTACTATCCGTATGAAAAACCCGCTTCTTGCTACTGCTACGTCCTATACTTGCCAGTAG